agcataagctttcgtggactacagcccacttcttcggatgcatatagaatggaacatatattgaggagatatatatatacacacatacagagagcatatatatacacacatacagagagcatgctctctgtatgtgtgtatatatatatctcctcaatatatgttccattctatatgcatccgaagaagtgggctgtagtccacgaaagcttatgctctaataaatttgttagtctctaaggtgccataagtactcctgttcttcttttttctatgACAGTGTGTCTTTTTACATTAGTATTGCTGTACAGTTTATTTTTGCGCATTAATAAAATTAGTATTATCTTCAAACTTAAAAAAGCACCCCACTGAGAAAAAGCCTTTGCTGAAAAACATGAGAATGAAATCACTACATACCAACACAATCTTCTTGTTTGTTTTCAGCTTGACATCTAAGACAGGCATCTAAAAGTAAACATGAACAAAACTCAATTTGATGCTCAGAATACAATTCTTAAAACTGGCTTTTCTAATGGAAATATAAACCGTGGAACATATTTATAAAGGTAAAATTCTGTCTCTCGAATTCTGCCATCTAGTTCAACTGTATTTATTAgataaaaaggaaattaaaatacaaGCACTATGCATACCAAAAGAATAACATTTCTTTTCAGGAGGTAAAAAGAACTGGAAACTGTAAGACAAGCTCTTCACACCCTCCATTTTGTTTGGACATTTTCACGAGCtctgctgcaaaaaaaaatctcctttttgTATATGTGACCACTGGGAGACTACTGCCAAATCCACTCAAGcagattaaaaattaaataagagCACTCACACGCAACCCCCAACTTCAGGAATTTGTTTTTCAGATGTCAGCATCTCCTTTTAAGGAAATCATTCACAATTTTATTGTTTTTCAGCCTCCCATCAAACCGTGTCCCACACCACCTttttacacagcaattttacttgATGAGTACCTTAAACTTCACCAGAATAtaaaacacacacccacaccctatATTTTTAGATCATTTATTAGTTGTGCAATGTAAGTAAAGAGACCAATGGGGACAtataatacatattttttaaatggtgtcTAATCTTGTAGGGGACAGAAAGGAATAAGGATATGTGACTCCTAGTTGGAGTAGTACATCAGCTGCTGCTCCGCACTATGTAAGCGCTTACTGCTGCTCCCACTTCAGATTCCTCCCCTcatcaaacagcaaagagaatgGGAATGCTGAGGCAGCAATGTTTCCCCAAATGAGACTGAGGAGAGTAGCTCTTCCTTTAGTAGACAATCAGGAGTTTCActcatttatttattcttttattaTTTCCTGCCTAAGACGGGAAATACAACAAACAGGCAGGGGAAGGACACAATAACACAGGGCgatatctgggtatggaaattgtatggcgggccatgaatgctcacaaaattaggggtcggggtgcgggagggggtgaaggcttcagctgggggtgcaggttctggggtggggctgagggtttgggggtgcaagagggctgggactgaggggtttggagggcgagagagggatcagggctggggctacTACTTCATTCTGCTCTAAAGTCTTTCTTCCTCTAGTATGCTCATAAATTCTCCCAGCTCAAAAGACTGTTCTagacacaaacaaaaatatatgagAAATGGCTGGGCTAGTTATGTCCGATATTGCCAGGGTAGGcaccagtgatgagctcccaaaatcctaataaccGGTTCCCTAACGGAACTTCAGTGGCACTtcagtgccggggggaggggggggtcttcaCTTGCTTCGGGttttcggcggcacttcagcggcgggtccttcagtgccgccgaagacccggagtgagtgaaggacccgccaggGAACCGCCCGGTAAGTACAAGCCCCATGTGCCTCCCAAACAGCCTGTTGTCCCCCTCCCATCCGACCCCCACCCACGTCCTACCCCcaactgtccccctcagaacccgcaacccatcaactccccccagctccgtgtcccctgaccaccccctctcgagacccccccacccctaactgccccccaggaccccactccTTACCCaactccccccgctccctgtcccctgactgccccgaccccatccaccaccaccccgacagacccctggaactcccacacctacccaaccccccccattccccatccccctgaccgcccccccccccccccgaacctccgccccctaacccctcctcccagccccggcccggcccccttaccatgctgctcagggcagcatgTATCGATGCTGCGTGGCCCGCTGGatctcacagccccacccccttaccatgccgctcaaagaggcaggagctgcagagctgcccaggagcggtCCAGAGTGTTGGTGCTGGCGGCGCGGCACGCTGAGGCTCTGCgagaggggggaaggcaggggaggggctgggggagcctccccagctgggagttCAGGTGGGCCAGACAGGAAAGTCCTGCAGGccacatagtttgcccacccctttaacaaccggttctaaaccagcttctaaatttaacaaccggttcgcaTGAACCGGtgtgaaccggctccagctcaccactggtggGCACTCAGATTGGATTCTCAATCTTTCGCACCCCAGAACAACAGTGGAAGaatgattttgggcaagtcacttaacctcagtTTCCCATAAAAGGGGTTTCTTATCCatttttgtaaaacactttgaaattcatagatgaaaagcactatataaaagtgTTAAGTATCTTTATTTTCTGGAGATTCTGTCTCTACAACACAAAAGACAGTTCAGTTTCCCTATTCATTCTGTCCTTGGCCATTCTACTGAAACTGCCAATGTGTGCCAACTGCAGTGGTTTTTGTAATTTGAATACCCACCTACTGGGAATTGGACAGAAACCATATTTGTATCATGCAGAACACTGACTAGACATAAAATGGTAACTTGAATTACTCCTTACCCAAGCTGCATTTGTATGGTGACCTAGAGATGAAAAGGCTCTGTGTGTCTCCAATTATTAACTCCCTGAGCTATCCAATCTCAAACAGCAATAAAAATTcacactttttaatgtatttaggtCATCATAATTATATGTAATTGCTATGCTGTCAATGTCTTAATCGGTACAATTTAAGCTACTTTTAAACATTGTTTTCAGCCAAAGTACAGCTGCAGCAATATTACTGGGAAGCAGATATTCAGGTAACATCTGACAAGTGGGTATAAGAACCTTTTTTTGGATAAGTGTTAATATTTGTAATCAGTTGGGGAGATTTGTACAAATATAGTGATAATGATTTTTAGCTAATGCAATAATGCGACCTTTCATTTATGCACGACATAATTAACAGATAACACAAAGAATACACTAGACATCACCCTTGAAGAACAACCATTTCCTGGTGAAATGTAGCAAGAGAAGAGCAGAGCACAGACAAAGTTTCAGCATGGTGAAGTAGATGCACAGAGATGAAGGACTCCAGTAAGTGATCCAATTTAAGCAATGAAGCTTCTGTTTGGCTAGTTAAGGAGGATCACCTATTAGGACCCACCACCACATCTATGGCACCATAGGCTATGGTCAGTCACCACATGGTAGCCTACAGAGGCTGGTTTATTCCATGTCCCCTCATTACATGAGAGCTGCTGGGCTAAGTCAAccaactagagcaggggtaggcaacctatggcacgcgtgccgaagacggcacgcgagcttattttcagtggcactcacactgcccgagtcctggccactggtccagggggctctgcattttaatctaattttaaatgaagcttcttaaacatttttaaaaccttatttactttacatacaatagtttagttatatattatagacttagagaaatagaccttctaaaaatgttaaaatgtattactggcatgcgaaacctgaaattagagtgaacaaatgaagtctcggcacaccacttctgaaaggttgccaacctctgAACTAGAGTTTATTTCAAGGAAATAAAGAATATTACAGGATAAAGCTGATTGCTTAAGTGAAGCCTCTGATTATTTATTTCTGGTACAAACACACATAGAGCTATGTCACTCATTGCTACCAGCACAGGATCCTTTCTGCAATTACTGCTAGGGCGTGGGACAAACACAGAGGTAGGGCATTAGGCACTACATAAATGGCCTTAGTATCATCCCAGCAAACAGGTCCGTGTGGGAAAGAAGGAACCCAGTATGTACAAGCTCCAACAGAAACCCCGGTTTTGCCTGTGGAGGGAGGCAGGCAGTGAGGAGATTCAGACCCCAGGATGTGGGGCTCTGGCCGCGGGGGACAGCAGTGAGGAGCTATAGGGTCCCCCGGGGCCCCGGGCTCTCCCCGCGGGGGGGAGTGAGGAGATACAGGCCCCTCTCCCCAGGATATGGGGCTCTGGCCGCGGTATGGGGCGGGACAGCGAGGGGGTGCGGGGCTCCGCCCAGGACGGGGGGAAGGCCGTGGCCCGCCGGCGCTTACCCATGACCTGTACCCGGCAGATGGCGCAGGTGTCGCACTCCACGTCCCAGCTCCACATGGCCACCGCGTTCCACTTCTTCAGCGAGAACATCTTGTCGGCAGCGCCCGCCTTGGCGCCCGAGGAGCCCGGGTGAGAGTGGGGGGCGCCCGGCTCGTCTCCGTCCTCCACGTCGGCCATGGCGGGGGGCGGAGACGCTGCGGAGGAATCGCTCTGGCTCCTCGGAGCCGAGAGAGCGGGGCTGCAGCGCCACCCAGTGTCGGGAGCGACGCCACCCGCCCGGCCCAGCCAGCAGGGCGGGGGCAAATGGGAGGCCCGGCGGGGGACCCGACCCCTAGCCCCACTCTCCGGGAGCAGAGGTGGGGGACCAGCCGCGGACTCTGCGGAACGCTCAGGGCCCCTCTCGGCCGCCCCCGCCACGGAAACAGGGCTCCTGCCTGTAGCTTGTGCTGATGCTGTGGGAAGGGCGAGGGgcagtggcagatttagagttagtggtgccctgtgctcagcttcatttttgggacCCCTCATTGGGACCCAGACAAGAAAAAGGACATTCTGtcttatccccccccccttttcaatcttttttcccttcatcctcctcctatattatatagggttaccatatttaaacatcaaaaaaagaggacactccagggggtcctggccccgccccttccccatcccagtacccgccccaactccgccccctcccctgagcaccccacattccccctcctccctcccagccacgtgaaacagctgcctgagcgctaccggtttcacggtttgccgggcagcccctagacctccagaccctgcgcccccagccgggcgcttcccctcctgggctccggctgcgctggggaagctcccggctgggggcgcagggtctggaggtctgggggctgcccggcaaaccgtgaagccggtagcgctcaggcagctctgCTCTTCAGCTGGACAGAGCTGAggggtctggggggagcagcagcagccgccacgGGGGAATCCAACTGCAGCTCGCAGAATGCCGGAGCCGCTCTAacgtaagcaggggactggggtagggatgccggcaaaacaaagctgggagtatttgcccggacatgttcggctttttggcaattcccccccgacggggatttgaggaccaaaaagccagacatgtccgggaaaatccagacttatggtaaccctatattataagtaataagaagtaaatgaaaataaactgaTGTACCTTGcttgtttttgtagtctaacttatttttccagcGACCATGTGAacattgctgagggtctcggcagaccacttaataatctttccaaatattgtttgtatcGTTAGCTaattattgtaaagtgctttggataagagcACTTTATAAAACATAACGTACAAAAATGTTGGGGTGCGGAATCTGGCCAGGATTTAGGGGgcgtgagggggctcagggctgggggtgcagggtctgggaggaagtcagggtgcaggagcaggctgggggttggggtgtagggtctagccaggagttagggtgtgggagggggctcagggctggggcaggggattggggtgtggagcgcttacatGGGGCAGTTCCTGTTTGGTATGAGGGGTgcatgtggggtgtgtgtgcaggagtcagggtgggctgggggtgtggggggttgcaggagtcagggagggcaggtggctggaggtgtgtgagggggtgcaggagtcgggGCTGGGGATGCATGGTCTGGGAAGGAGTTAGGGCGCAGAAGTGGGTTGGGGTTGGCTAGTTAAGGAGGATCACCTATTAGGACCCACCACCACATCTATGGCACCATAGGCCATGGTCAGTCACCACATGGTAGCCTACAgaggcaggctctggccaggagttaggatgcaggatggggctcagggttagggtgtggagtgcttacctggTGCAAGTCCAatttggtgcaaggggtgcagataggaatgtggggtgtgtgtgcaggaacTCCCATTTGGTGCTTggtgaggtgggggtgcaggattcAGGgaaggcagggtgtgtgtgaggggggtgcaggagtcaggacgGGGCTGGAGGGCGTGGGCTGAGGGGGTTATGTGTAGGAGGAGTGCGGAGCCCCTGCCTTTGCTCCGccctgccccaattccaccccctttcccaaagccccacccccacctcttctccacctcctccccagagtGCGCTGcggccccactcctccccctccctcctggagcgaCCTGAGTGccagcaaacagctgtttggtggcgggggaagcgctgggagggggaaggagagggaggggcgGGAACGCagcacgctcgggggaggagacgggggaggggggagctggttGCTGGTGGGGGCGGAGCTTGCAGCGGGAGCCCCAGGATCcagcagaaccaagcttctgcccccgtAGTTGCCTGTGCCAGGGCAGTCTGGTGGGGGTTAGGTATTATTTCCACATAAAGAGGATACGGTCACCCTCAAGCACAGATATTTCCACTGGTTCTAGCAATGGAGTTTCTGCCCAACACAGTGAATGGGTTAACActcccctcactcctgctcatTTAATAATAACCCCAATCCCTTGACcattttttcctctccctccaaTAAATAAGATGTTAGATTCTCCTTGTCACCAGATGTTTATTGGAGCTCTGACTGACCTTGGGCCAGCCCTGATATCCATATGAGGATATGTCTGAGCCAGCCCCCGACACTTGTAAACTCCACTGTTGTTGCAGTTGTCAAAATATTCACAGTTCTCAAC
This region of Chrysemys picta bellii isolate R12L10 chromosome 9, ASM1138683v2, whole genome shotgun sequence genomic DNA includes:
- the RNF7 gene encoding RING-box protein 2 isoform X1, with product MADVEDGDEPGAPHSHPGSSGAKAGAADKMFSLKKWNAVAMWSWDVECDTCAICRVQVMDACLRCQAENKQEDCVVVWGECNHSFHNCCMSLWVKQNNRCPLCQQDWVVQRIGK
- the RNF7 gene encoding RING-box protein 2 isoform X2, which encodes MADVEDGDEPGAPHSHPGSSGAKAGAADKMFSLKKWNAVAMWSWDVECDTCAICRMPVLDVKLKTNKKIVLLSGENVIIPSTIAACPYG